The Verrucomicrobiia bacterium genome window below encodes:
- a CDS encoding glycosyltransferase family 4 protein has protein sequence MKTLRIAMIIPDNRDERRQYEQPEPQLGTAPTALLMGLREREEVEVHVLSITRRPMRAPATLFGRVPFHLVPAGRRAGLSGLYVPAVRALRRRIEQLQPDVVHGQGTERYCGLAAVYSGRRNLITLHGNMRAIARLYRPRPLSYFWITAKLEGLVVRRTGGVLCLSRHSLREVEGLARRTWYLPNAVDPAFFAVKREPEPVPLVVCPANIIALKNQLRLMEALAPLAGRLQFRVVFAGLGEPRDPYYQEFQRTVKQFSWCQHEGFWSRGQLMEKLARATLMVLPSLEDNCPMALLEAMAAGVPVAAARVGGIPDLIEDGVNGVLFDPLNTQDMRERLEQMLEQAAWREGLASAGRQRVQERHTPAVVAAGHVEIYREIAGGGA, from the coding sequence ATGAAGACGTTGCGGATAGCCATGATCATCCCGGACAACCGGGACGAGCGCCGGCAATATGAGCAGCCGGAGCCGCAGTTGGGCACGGCGCCGACGGCGCTGTTGATGGGATTGCGGGAGCGGGAGGAGGTGGAGGTGCATGTGCTGTCCATCACGCGGCGTCCGATGCGCGCGCCGGCGACGTTGTTTGGGCGGGTGCCTTTTCATCTGGTGCCGGCGGGGCGGCGGGCGGGATTGAGCGGGCTGTATGTGCCGGCGGTGCGGGCGTTGCGGCGGCGGATTGAGCAGTTGCAGCCGGACGTGGTGCATGGGCAGGGGACGGAGCGCTATTGTGGACTGGCCGCTGTTTACAGCGGGCGGCGGAATCTGATCACGTTGCATGGCAACATGCGCGCCATTGCGCGGTTGTATCGGCCGCGTCCGCTGAGCTACTTCTGGATAACGGCGAAACTGGAGGGCCTGGTGGTGCGGCGGACGGGAGGGGTGTTGTGTCTCAGCCGCCATTCGTTGCGGGAGGTGGAAGGTTTGGCGCGGCGGACGTGGTATTTACCCAATGCGGTGGATCCGGCTTTTTTTGCGGTGAAGCGCGAGCCTGAGCCGGTGCCGCTGGTGGTTTGTCCGGCGAACATCATTGCTTTGAAGAACCAGTTGCGTCTGATGGAGGCGCTGGCGCCGCTGGCCGGGCGGCTGCAGTTTCGGGTGGTGTTTGCGGGGCTGGGAGAGCCGCGGGATCCGTATTATCAGGAATTCCAGCGCACGGTGAAACAATTCTCCTGGTGCCAGCATGAGGGCTTCTGGAGCCGGGGGCAGTTGATGGAGAAACTGGCCCGGGCCACGCTGATGGTGCTGCCCAGTTTGGAGGACAACTGTCCGATGGCCCTGTTGGAGGCCATGGCTGCGGGCGTGCCGGTGGCGGCTGCGCGGGTGGGGGGCATTCCGGATTTGATCGAGGACGGCGTGAACGGGGTCTTGTTTGATCCGTTGAACACGCAGGACATGCGGGAGCGCCTGGAGCAGATGCTCGAGCAAGCGGCGTGGCGGGAGGGACTGGCGTCCGCCGGCCGGCAGCGGGTGCAGGAGCGGCACACGCCAGCGGTGGTGGCGGCCGGGCATGTGGAAATCTACCGGGAAATAGCCGGGGGTGGCGCATGA
- a CDS encoding class I SAM-dependent methyltransferase: MSDNTNHFRARWRSLGAALAGLNGFVLLLRLCKPALYRACLSENVRRGEEFLGWGLPPRDPIQFLWQNRPPSAPVIERVHLPPRLTDAGGTSVGELALLAAVTRLLQPRCVFEIGTFNGRTTTVFLMNTPPAARVFSLDLPPSAPPPDQSMIDSDRDLIQRRRLAAYVYEHGLEARFEQLLGDSLAFDPAPFAARVDLGFIDGAHALPYVRNDTEKMARMITPNGLVFWHDYGGRGRFGPLTAYLESLQNRLALYRVPGTTLAWTTGHELRKVLPGNPSPS, translated from the coding sequence ATGAGCGATAACACCAACCATTTCCGCGCCCGCTGGCGCAGCCTCGGAGCTGCCCTCGCCGGACTGAATGGTTTCGTTTTGTTGCTCCGCCTCTGCAAACCCGCCCTCTACCGCGCCTGCCTTTCGGAAAATGTCCGCCGCGGCGAGGAGTTTCTGGGATGGGGGCTGCCGCCCCGTGATCCCATCCAATTTTTGTGGCAAAATCGCCCTCCCTCCGCCCCCGTCATCGAGCGCGTGCATCTGCCGCCCCGCCTCACCGATGCCGGCGGCACCTCCGTGGGAGAACTCGCCCTGCTGGCCGCCGTCACCCGCCTCCTCCAACCGCGCTGCGTCTTCGAAATCGGCACCTTCAACGGCCGCACCACCACCGTCTTCCTCATGAACACGCCCCCTGCGGCCCGCGTGTTCAGCCTCGACCTGCCGCCCTCCGCCCCGCCCCCCGACCAGTCCATGATTGATTCCGACCGCGATTTAATTCAGCGCCGCCGCCTGGCCGCCTATGTGTACGAACACGGACTGGAAGCGCGCTTCGAGCAACTGCTCGGTGACTCGCTCGCCTTCGATCCCGCCCCCTTTGCCGCACGCGTGGACCTCGGCTTCATTGACGGCGCCCATGCCCTGCCCTACGTCCGCAATGACACCGAAAAAATGGCCCGCATGATCACTCCCAACGGCCTGGTCTTCTGGCACGACTACGGCGGACGCGGCCGTTTCGGCCCCCTGACCGCCTACCTGGAATCCTTGCAAAACCGCCTGGCTCTCTACCGCGTGCCGGGCACCACCCTCGCCTGGACCACCGGCCATGAGCTGCGCAAAGTTTTGCCCGGCAACCCTTCTCCCTCCTGA
- a CDS encoding class I SAM-dependent methyltransferase, producing MSAPVQHLPYQINEAGNRHHFYENHWKRVGLELLARHCPPQGQTVLDYGCGRGEFLALAAAAGYQVTGADVDPQCVQLATEKGPARLMQPGDPLPQFGPRSFDIVACFHVLEHVDNPKLVLSGLGRIARHYLILAVPNLRHLTWLLHRRIRLDYVNEGHLQSWDHYHFLNLAQRHCGLELVEWGFDATALPLLSPLAGKLLGEKMQIRLETGPFKRLFPFHGISVLGLFRPRP from the coding sequence GTGAGCGCCCCCGTCCAACATCTGCCCTATCAAATCAATGAAGCCGGCAACCGGCATCATTTCTACGAAAATCATTGGAAACGCGTCGGCCTGGAGTTGCTCGCCCGCCATTGCCCCCCCCAGGGCCAGACCGTTCTCGATTACGGCTGCGGCCGGGGTGAATTCCTCGCCCTCGCCGCCGCAGCCGGTTACCAGGTCACCGGCGCCGACGTGGACCCCCAATGCGTGCAGCTCGCAACCGAAAAAGGCCCGGCCCGCCTCATGCAACCCGGCGATCCCCTCCCGCAATTTGGCCCCCGTTCTTTTGATATCGTCGCCTGTTTTCACGTGCTGGAACACGTGGACAACCCCAAATTAGTCCTGTCCGGCCTGGGCCGCATCGCCCGTCACTACTTGATTCTGGCCGTCCCCAATTTGCGCCACCTCACCTGGCTGCTCCACCGCCGCATCCGCCTGGACTACGTCAACGAAGGCCATCTCCAATCTTGGGACCATTACCACTTCCTCAATCTGGCGCAACGCCATTGCGGCCTGGAACTGGTCGAATGGGGCTTCGATGCCACCGCCCTGCCCCTGTTAAGCCCCCTGGCTGGCAAACTCCTCGGCGAAAAAATGCAAATCCGGCTCGAAACCGGCCCCTTCAAACGGCTCTTCCCCTTCCACGGCATCTCCGTCCTCGGCCTCTTTCGTCCCCGGCCTTAA